In a single window of the Persephonella sp. KM09-Lau-8 genome:
- a CDS encoding ATP-dependent helicase: MEKLTQAQQKAVTHLSTPLLVIAGAGTGKTKTITEKIKYLRKDFGIPPERILAITFTNKAAKEMKKRVEEGETFPYIKTFHSFALTILKTHPEEAFNGENFSILDEKDQLEIIRQILKEKSIEIEPRKVLNEISLFKENKKETDPQIEEIFVEYQERLLMSNSLDFDDIIIKANELLEEHEEIRNFWKESFDYILVDEFQDTNKNQLRLIKNIYKEPFITAVGDPNQCIYSWRGSEIKNILEFKKHFPGAQIIKLENNFRSTKKILHMSNVLLEGTIPEEMLPVLKSNREEGKLPVLKIFKSDTEESKAIAKKIKDLLSTYSPSDIAVLVRKNNLIPEIEKRLLEEKLPYKTAGKIKFSEKSEIKLILSYIRAVLNKKDEAAFFYCINRPARGIGKKTQEKIKNSFEKNWIYTAQKIAQTLPDKQQKAVKNFIKILETIEKEIETESANLIEKITELIDLKNYLIEKYKSKQVVGKKLKNIQILSEMLKENKSLEDFMEMLYLESGQDQIDKEHITIATIHSAKGLEFPVVFIPALEEGILPSGTDIHEELRVLYVAITRAKDLLFLSAAKYRKGFDGIPQKTKPSRFLKNITKVYKTKSLVKT, from the coding sequence ATGGAAAAACTAACACAAGCCCAACAAAAAGCCGTAACGCATTTGTCTACACCTCTCCTTGTAATAGCAGGAGCTGGAACAGGAAAAACAAAAACAATAACAGAAAAAATAAAGTACTTACGGAAAGACTTTGGAATACCTCCGGAAAGAATACTGGCTATAACATTTACAAACAAAGCCGCAAAAGAAATGAAGAAAAGAGTAGAAGAAGGGGAAACTTTTCCTTATATAAAAACTTTCCACTCCTTTGCTCTTACTATTTTAAAAACACATCCAGAAGAAGCTTTTAACGGGGAAAATTTCTCAATACTAGACGAAAAAGATCAGCTGGAAATAATAAGGCAAATACTAAAGGAGAAATCAATAGAAATTGAACCAAGAAAAGTGTTAAACGAAATATCCCTGTTTAAAGAAAATAAAAAAGAAACAGACCCCCAAATAGAAGAAATTTTCGTCGAATATCAAGAAAGGCTCCTAATGAGCAACAGTCTCGATTTTGACGACATTATAATAAAAGCAAATGAACTGCTGGAAGAACATGAAGAAATTCGAAATTTCTGGAAAGAAAGCTTTGATTACATACTGGTAGACGAATTTCAGGATACAAACAAAAATCAGCTTAGGCTTATTAAGAATATATATAAGGAACCGTTTATCACAGCCGTTGGCGATCCAAATCAATGCATATATTCATGGAGAGGAAGCGAAATAAAAAATATACTTGAGTTTAAAAAACACTTCCCGGGTGCTCAAATAATAAAACTTGAAAATAACTTCCGCTCAACTAAAAAAATACTTCACATGTCAAATGTTCTCTTAGAAGGAACTATTCCAGAAGAAATGCTTCCTGTTTTGAAATCCAACAGAGAAGAAGGAAAATTACCTGTTTTGAAAATATTTAAATCTGATACAGAAGAATCCAAAGCCATAGCAAAAAAAATAAAAGACCTTCTATCTACATACTCTCCATCTGATATAGCTGTTCTTGTTAGAAAAAACAATCTCATACCTGAAATAGAAAAAAGGCTTTTGGAAGAAAAACTACCCTATAAAACTGCAGGAAAAATAAAGTTTTCAGAAAAGTCAGAAATAAAACTCATTCTATCTTACATAAGAGCTGTCCTCAACAAAAAAGATGAAGCTGCATTCTTCTACTGCATAAACAGACCAGCAAGAGGCATTGGAAAGAAAACACAGGAAAAAATAAAAAACTCATTCGAAAAAAATTGGATATATACCGCACAAAAGATTGCCCAAACTTTACCTGACAAACAACAAAAAGCTGTAAAAAACTTTATCAAAATACTTGAAACAATAGAAAAAGAAATAGAAACAGAATCTGCAAACCTAATAGAAAAAATAACAGAATTAATAGATTTAAAAAATTACCTCATAGAAAAATATAAAAGCAAACAAGTTGTCGGAAAAAAGCTAAAAAACATACAAATTCTATCGGAAATGCTCAAAGAAAACAAAAGCCTTGAAGATTTCATGGAAATGCTTTATCTAGAATCCGGACAAGATCAGATTGACAAAGAACACATAACAATAGCAACAATACACTCAGCAAAGGGTCTGGAGTTCCCTGTAGTATTCATTCCTGCACTGGAAGAAGGAATCCTTCCCTCCGGAACAGATATTCATGAAGAATTAAGGGTTCTATACGTAGCAATTACAAGAGCTAAAGACCTTCTGTTTCTTTCTGCCGCAAAATATAGAAAAGGATTTGACGGAATACCCCAAAAAACAAAGCCGTCAAGGTTCCTAAAAAACATCACAAAAGTTTATAAAACAAAAAGTCTAGTAAAAACATAA